The following are encoded in a window of Actinomyces oris genomic DNA:
- a CDS encoding exodeoxyribonuclease III — MRIATVNVNGIRAAARKGMGEWLAASAPDILLLQEVRADEQIAVDLLPGYEAAIWPCRIKGRAGVGVAVREGGPATLGELRYGVAAAGTEEPDVDSGRWLEADLSLAGLDGVEQLTVISAYLHSGQLGTEKMDQKYAHLELVDARMAELLAAARDGGSQVVMAGDLNVVRSERDIKNWKPNHNKIAGVMDEEIAHLEGWFASGWVDASRHLVGDEEQGPYTWWSQRGKAFDNNTGWRIDYQVLTPALAERAHSVTVDRAPDYASRWSDHAPLVVEYR, encoded by the coding sequence ATGCGTATCGCCACCGTCAACGTCAACGGCATCCGGGCCGCCGCCCGCAAGGGCATGGGGGAGTGGCTCGCCGCCTCCGCCCCCGACATCCTCCTGCTCCAGGAGGTCCGAGCCGACGAGCAGATCGCCGTCGACCTCCTGCCCGGCTACGAGGCCGCCATCTGGCCCTGCCGTATCAAGGGGCGTGCGGGCGTGGGCGTCGCCGTGCGCGAGGGCGGCCCGGCCACTCTCGGCGAGCTGCGCTACGGCGTTGCCGCTGCCGGCACCGAGGAGCCCGACGTCGACTCCGGCCGCTGGCTCGAGGCCGACCTGAGCCTCGCCGGCCTCGACGGCGTCGAGCAGCTCACCGTCATCTCCGCCTACCTGCATTCCGGCCAGCTGGGCACCGAGAAGATGGACCAGAAGTACGCCCACCTCGAGCTCGTCGATGCCCGCATGGCCGAGCTCCTGGCCGCCGCCCGTGATGGTGGGTCCCAGGTTGTCATGGCCGGGGACCTCAACGTGGTGCGCTCCGAGCGTGACATCAAGAACTGGAAGCCCAACCACAACAAGATCGCCGGCGTCATGGATGAGGAGATCGCCCACTTGGAGGGCTGGTTCGCCTCCGGCTGGGTGGACGCCTCGCGCCACCTCGTGGGGGATGAGGAGCAGGGGCCCTACACGTGGTGGTCCCAGCGCGGCAAGGCCTTCGACAACAACACCGGCTGGCGGATCGACTACCAGGTCCTCACCCCCGCCCTGGCCGAGCGGGCCCACAGCGTCACCGTGGACCGGGCGCCCGACTACGCCTCGCGCTGGTCCGACCATGCCCCGCTCGTCGTCGAGTACCGCTGA
- a CDS encoding acylphosphatase: protein MSDAGRSASTVRTVHVLVQGTVQGVGFRYHCAYTAQELGVVGQVRNLPDGDVEVTAQGEPEAVGRLITWLRRGPRWASVRRLTVTDLHAGCLDERRFEITG from the coding sequence ATGAGCGACGCCGGTAGGAGTGCCAGCACCGTGAGAACCGTTCACGTCCTGGTCCAGGGCACGGTCCAGGGGGTGGGCTTCCGCTACCACTGCGCCTACACCGCCCAGGAGCTGGGGGTGGTGGGACAGGTCCGCAACCTGCCCGACGGCGACGTCGAGGTCACAGCCCAGGGCGAGCCGGAGGCCGTGGGCCGGCTGATCACGTGGCTGAGGCGCGGCCCGCGGTGGGCCTCGGTGCGCCGGCTCACCGTCACCGACCTGCACGCCGGCTGCCTGGATGAGCGCAGGTTCGAGATCACCGGGTGA